The stretch of DNA TCATGGACTCTACCCCAATGGTTCGACGGGAGAATTCCTCAGGTTCACCGCCGATGAACGCCGGGAAATCATGCGGATCATTCTGGATCAGGTTCGCGGCCGTGTCCCTGTGTTAGCCGGTGCGGCCGAAGCCAACACGCGGGAAACGATCCGTGCCTGTGAAACGTATTACGACATGGGTGCGACGGCTGTCGCCATTGTTTCCCCCTTCTATTACAAGCTGAGCCCGCGGGCGGTTTATGCTTATTTCAAAGAGATTGCCGACAACACGCCCATCGATGTGACTCTCTATAATATCCCTTTGTTCGCCAGCCCGATTGACGTACCGACCGTCGAACGCCTGGCCCTCGATTGTCCCAAAGTTGTGGGCATCAAAGATTCTTCGGGCGACTTGCCACATATGGCCCGCATGATTCAAGCAATCCGCCCGCATCGCCCGGAATTCAGTTTTCTCACGGGTTGGGATGCAGCTCTGGTCCCCATGCTGCTCATGGGTTGCGATGGTGGTACAAATGCCAGCTCAGGCGTTGTTCCAGAGATCACCCGCAAGCTGTTCGATCTCTGTGAACTGGGACAGTATCAGCAGGCCCGCGAAATCCAATTCGAGTTGATCACTTTGTTCGACGCCATGATCGGTGCCGCCGAATTTCCCGATGGCTTTCGACTGGGCGTACGCTTGAGAGGCTTCGAAACAGGAGCCGGTCGTCAACCTCTCACTGCCGAGCAACAAATCGAACTGTCGAAGCTGGGCGACGCGCTGCAGTGTCTGCTCGCCCGGCACGGCCTGACCAATGCTCCTCACTCCGGTTGCGACCCCAAAATGGCGCCGGCCGCATTCACCTTCGGCAGTACTCCTCTCGCTTCATCACCATCCGCCAAGGCAGGCACTCCGCCTGCTCCAACACCACTGACGGAAGATCAACTCACACAGATCGTCCAAACGGTTCTGACGGAACTGAACAGAGCGTGATAGCAACGATTTTGCGACTTCATCGAGCTGCCACTCCATTGTGAACAAAATGTTGGCGCCACCATCAATTCCCAGAGCAAAATGCAATATGTCTATGCCGTTTTCTCCAGCAAGCACATCAGCGGCGCTCATCTTCTCCTGATGGACGGTGGTGTCCGATTCATTTCAGAGAACATCGCCGATCAGGTGCGGCTATCACTCGGCAGCCGGGCTGGCGGGGAAGTGACTGGCGAATTCTAGGCTCCCCTGCCTCTCGACTTTTCCATCGCTCATCTCAGAAACATGGTGAACTTAGGAAAAATCATTTAGCAATTATCCATCTTGAGCCAAGTTGACGTATCTATAGTCGATATCAGAGTGATGAGACTCTCAACTCATGAATCGTAGCAATGTGGTTTCCCCCTCCAAGGAAATCACCTGGCTTTATTTCCAGTTCACTCTACGGATCGTTTCAGATTCAGCACGGATTGACCATCCAGCTTCCAGCTGGCCTGAGGGACAATTCCCAGATAGTCCACGGCGGTAGCAACAATATCCACCTGAAAGGTGGGTTCACTGGTTTTACCAGCCTTCACCTCTGCTCCACTGGCAATGATAAATACCTGGCGAATCTCAGGTTTTTCCCGGCCACCACCATGATTCGTCCCCGAGCCACCGTGATCCGTACAGACCAGAATCAACCAGGCTTCTTGAGATGTCTTTTGCCTTTCATCAACGGCTTCTAGTAACCGGGCGATGTATCCATCGACGCGATCAATCGACTCAACGTACTTCTTCACAGTGGGATGAAACCCATTTCCATGTCCCGTTTCATCCACCTGCCCAAAATAGCAAACCACGACATCTGATTTTCCTGCACGAATACACTTCGCAGCTGCAGTCGAGAGTTCGTCATCAGCGACCAGATAATCCTGGGCATGCTGAGCCTTCGCGTTGATCGTCTCATCGGAATGGGACAAAATTTTCTCAGCTATCGGTGGCCAACTGCTGAACGATGCTGTTTTCAACTCAGGCCGGGCCTCTTTCACTCGGGCAAAAAAGTGAGGGTACTCTTTGTAATTCGATCCTTTGAAGGAGTTATCCACCACTCCATGTTTATCTGGCCAGACACCCGTCAATAGATTCGACCAGCCTGGCCCGCTGACGGTATCTCCTTTGGTTTCGCGACTGGCCAGAATATCTGTGTTTTCGCAGTACAGACCCTGCTTGATCAAACGATCCAGATGGGGCGTATGGGCGGCCTCCATGGCATCGGGTCGGCAGCCATCAATCCCGATAATCAGCACTTTGCGAACGGGCTTGGCTTCAGCACCTGAAGTATCGCTTGCTAACACAGCCAAACAGATCACCGCCAGCAACACTCCGCCCCAGCCTGCCAAAAACTTTCGACTGCTCTTTGACATGAATCTCTTCTCCCAAAGAACCAACGGCACCTGATTTGGCTGGCATGATCTCCCGAAACCGAAATGGTCTCGATGTTTCGTCAGTCAGCTTACCCAGGCAATGCCTCAACGCCATTGATCAAATGAGATCGTCATTTGCACGAAGAGATCTTTCATCAATACCAAGGCCAAGGGCTACCAGTAAGTTTCCTGGTAGCCCTTAGAGATCTTGCGATCAATGAAGCAGAAAGGAGCATTAACCGCCGAGCTTATTCTTCAGGAATGCCAGACCTTCCTGCAGAGCTTCATCGAGTTTTTCCGGGATCTTCCCACCAGCCTCGGCCAGTTCGGCTCGACCACCTCCACCACCGCCAACCAGCTTAGCAGCTGCCTTGACGGCATCGCTGGCACTGAATCGCTGGGCCAGGTCTTTGGTCGCGCCGGCAATCAGCGAAACCTTACCATCGACCGCCTGCCCGACAAGAACCGCTGCCGATCCCGCTTGAGCACGAATCTGATCGACAAGCTCTTTGAGCTGCTCGCGTGCCAGCTCATCGGCACGGTGAACAATGACCTTGATATTGCCCACCATCGGTGCATCATTCACCAGTTTGGCAGCCATACCAGCGAGTGATTGCGAGGCATATTGCGAGAGTTCCTTCTTCGCGACGCGCAGTTCATCCTGCAGCGCTGCGACCTTGCGTGGCAACTCTTCAGCCGTGGTGGCTTTAACCAGCATCCCCACCTCCCGCAGGAGATTCTCGGATTCCCGCATACGAGCAATCGCCTTAGGGCCTGTGAAGCAACTGATGCGGCGCACACCGGCAGCAACCAGTTCATCCTTCACCACGCGGCAGATACCAACCTGCCCGGTGTTCGAAAGATGTGTACCGCCGCAGAACTCGCGACTGAAATCTCCCATTTCGACCACACGGACAAAATCGGGATACTTCTCACCAAAGAGAGCCATCGCTCCGAGTTTCTTCGCTTCATTAATGGGCATGACGCGCGTGTTGATTGGAGCCCCTTCCGCAATCAACTGGTTGATCTGATCTTCAATCGAGATCAACTCTTCATTCGTCAGGCTGCGCGGATGAGCAAAATCGAAACGGAGTTGGTCCCCTTCGACCTTCGAACCACGCTGGGTGGCGTTTTCCCCCAAAGTCGTTCGTAAAGCGTGATGCAGAATATGTGTGGCCGAGTGAGCCCGGCGGATCGCAGCCCGACGGCTGGCGTCCACACTGGCGGTGACTTCTTCTCCCACCTTCAGCGAACCCGTCTTGAGTTGCCCAATGTGGACAAAGAGTTCGCCATCCTTCTGAGTATCGTAAACGGTGAATTCACCGCTGGCAGTGCGAATGGTGCCGGTATCACCGACCTGACCACCCGATTCACCATAGAACGGTGTCTTGTCGAGAACGATCCCAATGGTAACCAGTGGGCTGGAGTAGCTTTCGGCCAGCTTTTTATCGGCAATAATGCCGCGAATTGAGGCCTTTGATTCAATGGCCTCATAGCCCAGAAATTCTGTCCCGCCACTCTTTTTGAGAGCATCAATCGGCCCTTCCGACATGACGGAATCGGCAAACGCACCGCGCCCGCTCGCCTTTTTGGCCTCTTCCCGGCACTCTTTGAACCGGGCCATATCGACTGACACACCCTCTTGAGCGGCTAACGTCTCAGTCAGCTCAATCAGGAAGCCGTCAGTCTGATGCAGATCAAACGCTTCGTCACCAGAAAGAGAAGTTCGATTGGCACTTCGGGCCTGATCGACCAGCTTGCGGAACTTGGTCAGGCCACGCTCTACCACACCAAGAAACTGCTTTTCTTCTGACTCGATCACATGCGAGACGGCTTCAATCGTCTGGTGCAGTTCGGGATAAGGTTTCCGCATGACTTCGGCAATCATGGGCACCAGTTGCGAAAGGAATGGCTCTCGTTTTCCTAACAGGAAGCCTTCCATCGATGCGCGCCGCAGGAGCAGTCGAATAATGTAGTTTTCTTTCTCCGGGCCAGGGACACAGCCCTCATGGATGGCGAATGTGCAAGCACGGACATGATCCGCAATGCGGCGAAGTGGTCGGCCCACAGGGCTGGCAAAGTCATACTTGACCCCCAGGATCTCACCGCCGCGGTCACACAATGGCCGGAGAATATCGATTTCGTAGTTGCTCTCGAAGCCCTGCATGACCGCTGCAGTCCGCTCCAGGCCCATCCCGGTGTCGATATTCTTTTTAGGTAATGGCCTCAAATTATTGGGGGGATCACCCACGCGATTGAACTGCGTAAAAACGAGATTCCAGATCTCGACTTTCTTGCCGCTGGGTGGCGTGTAGTAAATTTCACTGCAAGGGCCGCAGACACCATCCGGGCCATTGGTGGGTGAACCGGCCGGCCAGAAGTTTTCGTACTCGTCTTCGCGGGTAATCTGCTTCGGATCGAGGCCAATTTCGTTCTGCCAAATACCGACCGCCTCATCGTCGTCCAGATAAGCGGTGACGGTCAGTCGCGAGGGTTCCAGGCCCAGCCACTTCTTGTCCGTCAGGAATTCCCACGCCCAGTGGATGGCTTCTCGCTTGAAGTAATCTCCAAACGAGAAATTCCCCAGCATTTCAAAGAAGGTGTGGTGATACGACGTCACCCCGACATTGCTGATATCACCCGTGCGCAGGCACTTCTGGCAGGTTGTGGCCTTAGTGAAATCGAGAGGCCCGATGCCAAGAAACTGATTCTTGAACTGATTCATCCCCGCGGGTGTGAAGAGAACGGTTGGATCATCTTTTGGAACCAACACATCCGAAGGGCGACGGAGACACCCCTTCCCGACGAAGAAATCAAGATACTTTTCGCGGAGTTCATCTGTCTTCATGTTCGATCGGCTGCCGTGCCTGCAAGGCGATTGAGGAAACGTCCGGGCATGCAAATTCATGCCTTTCCCTGACAACTTATCACAATCGGCAAAACCGGTGCATCCTCAGCATCGCGAATTGTCGCGCAACGCTTGCCGATTTCCGCAAATTTGGCACTTATTCGGCGTCCACTGTCACTTGCCGACCATCTGCCAGCGTGAGTTTGAGCTTGCCGGCCGCCGCAGTTACCAAAGTTGTGAATTCTGCCGGAGTACCAACGGGTTGCCCATTGACCTCCGTAATGAAGTCCCCGACATGGAGCCCTGCCCGACTACCGGCACTCTCTGCCACGATTTCCGTCACCAGCACGCCCGGGAGAAAGCGAATGGGCTGTGGCAGAAGTTTCCATCGCCCCGTCGAGTAATCGACTGTTAATCCCCTCAAAGCAGCTCGCCTGGCCCCCGAGGCCACAATCTGATCTTCCCAGTCGACGGGCCACTTCCCAAGTCGCACGGAAAGCTGCAATTCCTGCTGGCCACGCAACACCTTGAAAGGAACGACTGTTCCCGGTGCTTTCAGACCCACTTCCCGCATCAGGTCATCCCCTTGAAGGATACGCACCCCTCCAATTTCCAGCACGATATCCCCGGGCTCAATCCGACCGTTCCATGCCGGCGAATAAGGGTAAGCCATCTCCACCTGAGTACCGTACAACACACGCGGGTACCCTTCGATCGCTCGGGGTATGACCACTGGGGCTCGATTGAGGCTCACACCCAGAAATCCGTACTCCACTTCCTCGCCGCGAATAAGCGACTCCACAATCCGGCGGACTCCGGTATCGAACGGCACAACAAAGCCACTCGATTTCTCATAACCATCCAAGGCGGCCAGCGAACTTCCAATACCCACGAGTTCCCCATTGAGGTTGATGGCGGCTGCCCCACTCATCCCCAAAGAAAGTCGTGCGTCGACCTGCCAAAGGGTGCCAAAATAATGAATGGTGGGCTTCGCTTTGCGAGAATCATCCCGAGCCACCAGCGGATCTGGAGGCGGACGACGGGTCATGTTGGAAATCATGCCCATCGTGACACTGGCTGAACCATCGCGTGCAATCGCATACGGATTCCCCAACAGCAGCACAAACTGCCCTTTGGTCATCTCATCCGCTCGGCCTAATTCCAACGGTGTGAGATTTAAATCACCTGATCTCAAAGCACCGCTATCAAGTGCAAGGACTGCCAGGTCACTTCGAGGATCGGCTGCGAAAACGGTCGCCCAGCAACCCTTACGCCCCGTAAATGTGACGAACAACCGCGATTGATCCCCTTTCACAGGCTGCCCATACCGCTGTCCATTTCGAACAGCGTGATAACAGGTGAGCACCACAGGTTCCTGAGGATTCGCCCCGCGAATCAGAATCCCGCTCGCAAACTCATTGGGAACAAAATCAGGGTCGAGCGGATCCAGCCGGGTTACCCGCTGATCCGGGCCAATGATCATTTCCGTCGCTGATGGACGCACCCGGGCAATGCTGACAATCGCCCCTTGATTCCGCTCAACCAGATTTTGAACCGTCTTTTCAAATGCGACCACAGGGAGAGCTGGAGCCTGTGCCAGAAGTGTCGTCGAGCAGCAAGCACCAAACGCGAGAACCACGACCAGCAATCCGCGCAACGATCCTCTCGCTGTGGAAACAGCTTTGAAGACTGGCGGCGTGGACTCGCATGACCACATCACAACATTTCCCACAGAACTCCAGCCCTAACCAACACCCTGGATCCCAGTCACTTCCAACTGATTCTCACTCGGAATCACTCTCCCTTGGAAGAGGTGGAAATGTGCTGACCAGCGGCATGCAGTTCCAGCACCTTGGCCTTGATCTCGGCCATCAACTCCGGATG from Planctopirus ephydatiae encodes:
- a CDS encoding dihydrodipicolinate synthase family protein produces the protein MQLTTNPQPSGQKLRGILTPNIVPLDDQGRIHESELRRYVDWLIAQGVHGLYPNGSTGEFLRFTADERREIMRIILDQVRGRVPVLAGAAEANTRETIRACETYYDMGATAVAIVSPFYYKLSPRAVYAYFKEIADNTPIDVTLYNIPLFASPIDVPTVERLALDCPKVVGIKDSSGDLPHMARMIQAIRPHRPEFSFLTGWDAALVPMLLMGCDGGTNASSGVVPEITRKLFDLCELGQYQQAREIQFELITLFDAMIGAAEFPDGFRLGVRLRGFETGAGRQPLTAEQQIELSKLGDALQCLLARHGLTNAPHSGCDPKMAPAAFTFGSTPLASSPSAKAGTPPAPTPLTEDQLTQIVQTVLTELNRA
- a CDS encoding DUF1559 family PulG-like putative transporter encodes the protein MQYVYAVFSSKHISGAHLLLMDGGVRFISENIADQVRLSLGSRAGGEVTGEF
- a CDS encoding alkaline phosphatase family protein — its product is MSKSSRKFLAGWGGVLLAVICLAVLASDTSGAEAKPVRKVLIIGIDGCRPDAMEAAHTPHLDRLIKQGLYCENTDILASRETKGDTVSGPGWSNLLTGVWPDKHGVVDNSFKGSNYKEYPHFFARVKEARPELKTASFSSWPPIAEKILSHSDETINAKAQHAQDYLVADDELSTAAAKCIRAGKSDVVVCYFGQVDETGHGNGFHPTVKKYVESIDRVDGYIARLLEAVDERQKTSQEAWLILVCTDHGGSGTNHGGGREKPEIRQVFIIASGAEVKAGKTSEPTFQVDIVATAVDYLGIVPQASWKLDGQSVLNLKRSVE
- the alaS gene encoding alanine--tRNA ligase, whose product is MKTDELREKYLDFFVGKGCLRRPSDVLVPKDDPTVLFTPAGMNQFKNQFLGIGPLDFTKATTCQKCLRTGDISNVGVTSYHHTFFEMLGNFSFGDYFKREAIHWAWEFLTDKKWLGLEPSRLTVTAYLDDDEAVGIWQNEIGLDPKQITREDEYENFWPAGSPTNGPDGVCGPCSEIYYTPPSGKKVEIWNLVFTQFNRVGDPPNNLRPLPKKNIDTGMGLERTAAVMQGFESNYEIDILRPLCDRGGEILGVKYDFASPVGRPLRRIADHVRACTFAIHEGCVPGPEKENYIIRLLLRRASMEGFLLGKREPFLSQLVPMIAEVMRKPYPELHQTIEAVSHVIESEEKQFLGVVERGLTKFRKLVDQARSANRTSLSGDEAFDLHQTDGFLIELTETLAAQEGVSVDMARFKECREEAKKASGRGAFADSVMSEGPIDALKKSGGTEFLGYEAIESKASIRGIIADKKLAESYSSPLVTIGIVLDKTPFYGESGGQVGDTGTIRTASGEFTVYDTQKDGELFVHIGQLKTGSLKVGEEVTASVDASRRAAIRRAHSATHILHHALRTTLGENATQRGSKVEGDQLRFDFAHPRSLTNEELISIEDQINQLIAEGAPINTRVMPINEAKKLGAMALFGEKYPDFVRVVEMGDFSREFCGGTHLSNTGQVGICRVVKDELVAAGVRRISCFTGPKAIARMRESENLLREVGMLVKATTAEELPRKVAALQDELRVAKKELSQYASQSLAGMAAKLVNDAPMVGNIKVIVHRADELAREQLKELVDQIRAQAGSAAVLVGQAVDGKVSLIAGATKDLAQRFSASDAVKAAAKLVGGGGGGRAELAEAGGKIPEKLDEALQEGLAFLKNKLGG
- a CDS encoding trypsin-like peptidase domain-containing protein gives rise to the protein MWSCESTPPVFKAVSTARGSLRGLLVVVLAFGACCSTTLLAQAPALPVVAFEKTVQNLVERNQGAIVSIARVRPSATEMIIGPDQRVTRLDPLDPDFVPNEFASGILIRGANPQEPVVLTCYHAVRNGQRYGQPVKGDQSRLFVTFTGRKGCWATVFAADPRSDLAVLALDSGALRSGDLNLTPLELGRADEMTKGQFVLLLGNPYAIARDGSASVTMGMISNMTRRPPPDPLVARDDSRKAKPTIHYFGTLWQVDARLSLGMSGAAAINLNGELVGIGSSLAALDGYEKSSGFVVPFDTGVRRIVESLIRGEEVEYGFLGVSLNRAPVVIPRAIEGYPRVLYGTQVEMAYPYSPAWNGRIEPGDIVLEIGGVRILQGDDLMREVGLKAPGTVVPFKVLRGQQELQLSVRLGKWPVDWEDQIVASGARRAALRGLTVDYSTGRWKLLPQPIRFLPGVLVTEIVAESAGSRAGLHVGDFITEVNGQPVGTPAEFTTLVTAAAGKLKLTLADGRQVTVDAE